In the genome of Neofelis nebulosa isolate mNeoNeb1 chromosome 8, mNeoNeb1.pri, whole genome shotgun sequence, one region contains:
- the BMI1 gene encoding polycomb complex protein BMI-1 — protein MHRTTRIKITELNPHLMCVLCGGYFIDATTIIECLHSFCKTCIVRYLETSKYCPICDVQVHKTRPLLNIRSDKTLQDIVYKLVPGLFKNEMKRRRDFYAAHPSADAANGSNEDRGEVADEDKRIITDDEIISLSIEFFDQNRLDRKVNKDKEKPKEEVNDKRYLRCPAAMTVMHLRKFLRSKMDIPNTFQIDVMYEEEPLKDYYTLMDIAYIYTWRRNGPLPLKYRVRPTCKRMKISHQRDGLTNAGELESDSGSDKANSPAGGIPSTSSCLPSPSTPVQSPHPQFPHISSTMNGTSSSPSGNHQSSFANRPRKSSVNGSSATSSG, from the exons ATGCATCGAACAACCAGAATCAAGATCACTGAGCTAAATCCCCACCTAATGTGTGTGCTTTGTGGAGGGTACTTCATTGATGCCACAACCATAATAGAATGTCTACATTCCT TCTGTAAAACATGTATTGTACGTTACTTGGAGACCAGCAAGTATTGTCCTATCTGTGATGTCCAAGTTCACAAAACCAGACCACTACTGAATATAag GTCAGATAAAACTCTCCAAGATATTGTATACAAATTAGTTCCAGGGCTTTTCAAAA atgaaatgaaaagaagaaggGATTTTTATGCAGCTCATCCTTCAGCTGATG CTGCCAATGGCTCTAACGAAGATAGAGGAGAAGTTGCAGATGAAGATAAAAGAATTATAACTGATGATGAGATAATAAGCTTATCCATTGAATTCTTCGACCAGAACAG ATTGGATCGGAAAGTAAACAAAGACAAGGAGAAACCTAAGGAGGAG GTGAATGATAAGAGATATTTACGTTGCCCAGCAGCAATGACTGTGATGCACCTAAGAAAGTTTCTCAGAAGTAAAATGGACATACCTAATACTTTCCAG ATCGATGTCATGTATGAAGAGGAACCTTTAAAGGATTACTATACACTAATGGATATTGCCTACATTTACACCTGGAGAAGG AATGGTCCGCTTCCTTTGAAATACAGAGTTCGACCTACTTGTAAAAGAATGAAGATCAGTCACCAGAGAGATGGACTGACAAATGCTGGAGAACTGGAAAGTGACTCTGGGAGTGACAAGGCCAACAGCCCAGCAGGAGGTATCCCCTCCACCTCTTCTTGTTTGCCTAGTCCCAGCACTCCAGTTCAGTCTCCtcaccctcagtttcctcacatttCCAGTACTATGAACGGAACCAGCAGCAGCCCCAGCGGTAACCACCAATCTTCCTTTGCCAATAGACCTCGAAAATCGTCAGTAAATGGGTCGTCAGCAACTTCTTCTGGTTGA
- the COMMD3 gene encoding COMM domain-containing protein 3 isoform X2 — translation MELSEYVQKGFQMLADPGSFDSNAFTLLLRAAFQSLLDAQADEAVLDHPDLKHIDPVVLKHCHTAAATYILEAGKQRADKSTLRCVFFLSFPLQNNKNSLEILLGSIGRSLPHITDVSWRLEYQIKTNQLHKMYRPAYLVTLNVENTDSRSHPEISFSCNMEQLQDLVGKLKDASKSLERATQL, via the exons ATGGAGCTCTCGGAGTATGTGCAGAAAGGCTTCCAGATGCTGGCCGATCCTGGCTCCTTCGACTCCAACGCCTTCACGCTTCTCCTCCGGGCGGCTTTCCAGAGCCTGCTGGACGCCCAGGCGGACGAGGCCGTGTTAG atcaCCCAGACTTGAAACATATCGACCCTGTGGTTTTAAAACATTGTCACACAGCAGCTGCAACTTACATACTGGAGGCAGGAAAGCAAAGAGCTGACAAGTCAACTCTAAG atgtgttttctttctttctttccccctccagAATAATAAGAATTCCCTAGAAATCCTACTGGGAAG TATAGGCAGATCTCTTCCTCATATAACTGATGTTTCTTGGCGTTTGGAATATCAGATAAAG ACCAATCAACTTCATAAGATGTACAGACCTGCATATTTGGTGACCTTAAATGTAGAG aaCACTGATTCCCGATCCCACCCAGAGATTAGTTTTAGTTGCAACATGGAACAATTACAG GACTTGGTGGGGAAACTTAAAGATGCTTcgaaaagtctggaaagagcaaCTCAGTTGTAA
- the COMMD3 gene encoding COMM domain-containing protein 3 isoform X1, which produces MELSEYVQKGFQMLADPGSFDSNAFTLLLRAAFQSLLDAQADEAVLDHPDLKHIDPVVLKHCHTAAATYILEAGKQRADKSTLSTYLEDCKFDRERIELFCTEYQNNKNSLEILLGSIGRSLPHITDVSWRLEYQIKTNQLHKMYRPAYLVTLNVENTDSRSHPEISFSCNMEQLQDLVGKLKDASKSLERATQL; this is translated from the exons ATGGAGCTCTCGGAGTATGTGCAGAAAGGCTTCCAGATGCTGGCCGATCCTGGCTCCTTCGACTCCAACGCCTTCACGCTTCTCCTCCGGGCGGCTTTCCAGAGCCTGCTGGACGCCCAGGCGGACGAGGCCGTGTTAG atcaCCCAGACTTGAAACATATCGACCCTGTGGTTTTAAAACATTGTCACACAGCAGCTGCAACTTACATACTGGAGGCAGGAAAGCAAAGAGCTGACAAGTCAACTCTAAG CACTTATCTAGAAGACTGTAAATTTGATAGAGAGCGAATAGAACTGTTTTGCACGGAATATCAG AATAATAAGAATTCCCTAGAAATCCTACTGGGAAG TATAGGCAGATCTCTTCCTCATATAACTGATGTTTCTTGGCGTTTGGAATATCAGATAAAG ACCAATCAACTTCATAAGATGTACAGACCTGCATATTTGGTGACCTTAAATGTAGAG aaCACTGATTCCCGATCCCACCCAGAGATTAGTTTTAGTTGCAACATGGAACAATTACAG GACTTGGTGGGGAAACTTAAAGATGCTTcgaaaagtctggaaagagcaaCTCAGTTGTAA